The region GACATGTTTTTCAATCGGTAAAGGATCTTTAACTCTGATGGATACAACAAATAACATTCTCTGATCTGAATTTTTGAGAGTAAACTACCCTTCCAACTTGTGGGGATTTCCATTTCAAATTCAGCATAAGACTCTTTATCACCAATTTCTTCAGCAACCAAATGCCTGGGTAAGTTGTGATAAAGGCCGTGTAAAGGGATTCCATTTCCATCGGTCAGCCAGTGAGTGCTCGGATAAAACGGTTCTCTGGCCCAAGGATTGGGCTCTAGGCGGTTGACCCAAGGAAACATCAAAAAGGATCCAGAAGCAAAAAAAGGATCGGGGGCCCTATGTCCAGAAACCACAGAAACGGGTTTTCCATCCACAGGTGAGAGAAGATGCAAACCAAGCCATTGGCCGCCACCTGTTGGGTGGGTCTCAAAACTGGACTGTTTTGTTTTCAGTTGGTACAAGATTTATCTCCCAAAAATGATTGAAGTCATAGTTTGCCATCTTAGAAAGGTTTGTATGCCTTCAAGAAAGCCTTTTCTTTTCGTTTTTGTCGTTCTGCTTTCGGTTCTTTTTACCGAATCTTGTGTCATTGGGAACAGTATGAACTTGTTACCGCAAAGTGGCAAGGCTGATTTCGAAGAGAAACTCATTGCTGGAAGGGATCAAGAAAAAATCGTCATCATCTCTATCGAAGGAATGATTTCTGATGATTCCAAAGAATCTTTTTTTGGCCCACCCACTGAATCGATGGTAGCTCGGGTCAAAGAATCCCTCAAATATGCAGAGCGAGATCCAGATGTAAAAGCTGTGATTTTAAAAATCAACTCTCCCGGTGGAACTGTCACTGCCAGCGATATCATTTACCAAGAAGTTTTAAAATTTAAAACAAGAAAATCCATTCCAGTATTTGCAGGATTTATGGATACAGCAGCCAGTGGAGCTTACTACATCGCAATGGCTACGGATGCAATTGGCGCTCACCCAACAACTGTTACAGGTTCAGTCGGTGTCATCATGTCTGGTTTCAATGTAAAAGAAGGTTTGGATAAAATTGGAGTGAAGGATCAATCTTTTACATCTGGCCCAAACAAAGCACTTGGTTCCCCTCTTACAGAGATGACTGCAGAACAAAGAAAAATCCTTCAATCCATCATTGATAGTTTGTATGGCCGTTTTTTTGAAGTTGTTAAAAAAGGAAGATCAAACGTTTCTGAGGCTCGCCTCAAAGAAATTTGTGACGGAAGGATCTTCACAGCAGAACAAGCTAAAAAAGAAGGGATGATTGATTTCATTGGATACTTTGATGACTTTGTTTATCAATCCATGCAACATCCAAAATTCCAAGGGAACCGAAACGGGAACCCACGTGTCATCACTTACCAAAGAGGGAAAGGTCGTGTAGATAATATCTACCAAGCAACTGATTCCAACAAAAACCCTTTTTCTTTAGGAATTGCTGATAAAATCCTCGGAACAGGAACCAACGCTAAGTTTCTTTATCTTTGGGATCTATAATTTCAAGGCCAACTAATCAATGTTATTTAACTCTATTCCCTATTTACTTCTTTTTGCGTATACATATTTAATTTACTGGAACATTCCACAAAAAGGAAGAAAACCATTATTGGTTCTCTCTTCCTTAATTTTTTATGCGTATTTCAGTTTTCCTTTTTTGTTTCACTTCCTTCTTGTAATTCTTGTCAATTATGGATTTAGTGAATGGATTTTTAATCGAAAAGAAAAAGGAGAAAAATACAACAGATTACTTTTTGCCATCGTAGCATTAAACTTAGTCAATTTAGGTTTTTTTAAGTATTTCTACTTCTTTACTGGATCGTTGTATTCGCTCACAGGTTATCCAGCCTTCAAAGAAATCTCTGGATCTTGGAGTATCTTTTTACCGCTAGCAATTAGTTTTTATACCTTCCAAATCATTGCCGTGCAGGTGGACATCCATAGAGGAATCATAGAAAAAAGAATGTCCGCAGTGGACTACTTTCTCTTCATTCTTTTCTTCCCTCAATTGATCGCAGGCCCCATCATGCGTTCCCAAGATTTTCTTCCGCAACTAGACAACCCAACGATTGATTCAGACCGAATGAAAAAAGGTCTTTTTCTCATCATTGGTGGTCTTTTTAAGAAGGTAATCATCGCAGAAAATATTTCACCGATCATTTCTCCTATCTTTATGGATCCTGCTAAATTCGATAGTTTTTCGATATTTTTCAGTGTTCTTGCCTTCGCCATACAAGTGTATTGTGACTTCTCAGGATATACAGATATGGCACGCGGATCGGCAAATTTACTGGGATATGAAATTCCGGAAAACTTCCAAGGTCCATTTTTTTCCCAGTCGTTCCGAGAACTTTGGTCTAGATGGCATATCACTCTTTCTTCTTGGCTCAGAGATTATATTTATATCCCACTCGGCGGTAGCAAAGGCTCGATCTTTCGTTCCAACGTAAACTCGTTCATCACAATGTGTCTTGGTGGACTGTGGCACGGAGCCAACTGGGCCTTTGTATTTTGGGGAGCTTATTTAGGAGCCCTGATTTGGATTGAAAGGTCTTTGTATTTACACCGAGGAAAAAAGAAATTCCTTCCTGATACCCTTCCATTTGTGGGAATCATTCGAACCATCGTTGTGTTTATCATCTTCACTTTTTCTGGCGTTTTTTTCCGAGCCGCCGCACGTGGCGATGAATCGATGAATGTAGCCTATGAAATTTTTAAAGGTGTATTAACGTTTCGTAACACCGGAGAAACTCTTAGCCGAGTGGATGAACTACCGACTT is a window of Leptospira kanakyensis DNA encoding:
- the sppA gene encoding signal peptide peptidase SppA yields the protein MPSRKPFLFVFVVLLSVLFTESCVIGNSMNLLPQSGKADFEEKLIAGRDQEKIVIISIEGMISDDSKESFFGPPTESMVARVKESLKYAERDPDVKAVILKINSPGGTVTASDIIYQEVLKFKTRKSIPVFAGFMDTAASGAYYIAMATDAIGAHPTTVTGSVGVIMSGFNVKEGLDKIGVKDQSFTSGPNKALGSPLTEMTAEQRKILQSIIDSLYGRFFEVVKKGRSNVSEARLKEICDGRIFTAEQAKKEGMIDFIGYFDDFVYQSMQHPKFQGNRNGNPRVITYQRGKGRVDNIYQATDSNKNPFSLGIADKILGTGTNAKFLYLWDL
- a CDS encoding MBOAT family O-acyltransferase, with translation MLFNSIPYLLLFAYTYLIYWNIPQKGRKPLLVLSSLIFYAYFSFPFLFHFLLVILVNYGFSEWIFNRKEKGEKYNRLLFAIVALNLVNLGFFKYFYFFTGSLYSLTGYPAFKEISGSWSIFLPLAISFYTFQIIAVQVDIHRGIIEKRMSAVDYFLFILFFPQLIAGPIMRSQDFLPQLDNPTIDSDRMKKGLFLIIGGLFKKVIIAENISPIISPIFMDPAKFDSFSIFFSVLAFAIQVYCDFSGYTDMARGSANLLGYEIPENFQGPFFSQSFRELWSRWHITLSSWLRDYIYIPLGGSKGSIFRSNVNSFITMCLGGLWHGANWAFVFWGAYLGALIWIERSLYLHRGKKKFLPDTLPFVGIIRTIVVFIIFTFSGVFFRAAARGDESMNVAYEIFKGVLTFRNTGETLSRVDELPTFIALGLMFNWFQYSNFVYEKLKPYQNILLPFLAVVILLLLGIFGDGGQDFIYFQF
- a CDS encoding aldose 1-epimerase, translating into MYQLKTKQSSFETHPTGGGQWLGLHLLSPVDGKPVSVVSGHRAPDPFFASGSFLMFPWVNRLEPNPWAREPFYPSTHWLTDGNGIPLHGLYHNLPRHLVAEEIGDKESYAEFEMEIPTSWKGSLLSKIQIRECYLLYPSELKILYRLKNMSDTEFPFALGIHPYFRWNEDESIDDLFLFGSGFHKVKLGDYLLPEKIQNDVTVLNSEETLVGKNLDDLYASIDGENSYIGLFSMNKKEKLIIQGGDFYQVYTPQDRRSIAIEPMTGTGNFLHFPGGNPKTIAPNSEKQIEFSIRLDRF